One genomic segment of Rhizobium viscosum includes these proteins:
- a CDS encoding AAA family ATPase, giving the protein MPTLYLTCGLPGSGKTSLAKIIEYEASALRLTGDDWMHKLYPGISTPEAETGPCRDRVESLQWQIALRAIRLQCNVVVDWGVWSRVERDTCRQEARAAGARVVLCFLDVPFDELWDRVSRRNAELPVGTFDISRADLLRWSKLFEPPTAEELALYDR; this is encoded by the coding sequence ATGCCCACGCTCTATCTCACTTGCGGTCTTCCCGGTTCGGGGAAGACGTCGCTCGCCAAGATAATCGAATATGAAGCATCTGCTCTGCGTCTGACCGGAGACGACTGGATGCACAAGCTTTACCCCGGCATCTCTACTCCGGAAGCCGAAACTGGTCCGTGCCGAGATAGAGTCGAGAGCCTACAATGGCAGATCGCCCTGCGTGCCATCAGGCTTCAGTGTAACGTTGTCGTGGATTGGGGAGTGTGGTCACGGGTAGAACGCGACACCTGCCGGCAGGAAGCTCGCGCAGCTGGTGCCCGCGTCGTCCTCTGCTTCCTCGACGTTCCCTTTGATGAGCTTTGGGACCGGGTCTCCCGGCGAAACGCCGAGCTTCCAGTCGGCACGTTCGATATCTCGCGGGCGGACCTGCTTAGGTGGTCGAAACTGTTCGAGCCGCCAACCGCCGAGGAGTTGGCGCTTTACGATCGATAA
- a CDS encoding DUF779 domain-containing protein, protein MEQMVNGEPRVLATNAALDLIKEIQRDYPDILFHQSGGCCDGSSPMCYPTDDFIVGDQDVKLGEIGGVPVYISASQFEAWKHTQLIIDVVPGRGGMFSLDNGREKRFLTRSRMFGGSEACAIPDIRARETT, encoded by the coding sequence ATGGAACAAATGGTCAATGGCGAACCGCGCGTGCTCGCAACCAATGCAGCGCTCGACCTCATCAAAGAAATCCAGCGGGATTATCCTGATATCCTCTTCCATCAGTCCGGCGGCTGCTGCGACGGCTCTTCGCCCATGTGTTATCCGACCGACGATTTCATCGTCGGCGACCAGGACGTGAAGCTCGGCGAGATCGGCGGCGTGCCCGTCTATATCAGCGCCAGCCAGTTCGAGGCCTGGAAGCACACCCAGCTCATCATCGACGTCGTGCCCGGCCGCGGCGGCATGTTTTCACTCGATAACGGCCGCGAGAAACGCTTTCTCACCCGTTCGCGCATGTTTGGCGGCAGCGAGGCCTGCGCCATCCCCGATATCAGAGCCCGCGAGACGACCTGA
- a CDS encoding MerR family transcriptional regulator, with product MKKITIGEAARQSGVKVPTIRYYEGIGLLSAPSRSEGNQRSYEPDDLNRLTFIRHARELGFEIDAIRTLLQLQDDPHQSCASADAIAKARLIEVEQRIRSLNALKAELQQMVEGCGHGRVDQCRVIEVLADHGKCAHPHH from the coding sequence ATGAAAAAGATCACGATCGGTGAAGCTGCCCGCCAGAGCGGCGTCAAGGTGCCGACGATCCGCTACTATGAAGGCATCGGCCTGCTGTCGGCGCCGAGCCGCAGCGAGGGCAACCAGCGCTCTTACGAGCCTGATGATCTCAACCGCCTCACCTTCATCCGCCACGCCCGCGAACTCGGCTTCGAGATCGACGCGATCCGCACGCTGCTTCAGCTTCAGGACGATCCGCACCAATCCTGTGCTTCCGCCGATGCCATCGCCAAGGCGCGCCTGATCGAGGTCGAGCAGCGCATCCGCAGCCTCAACGCCCTAAAGGCGGAACTGCAACAGATGGTCGAGGGCTGCGGCCATGGCCGCGTCGATCAATGCCGGGTCATCGAGGTGCTCGCCGACCACGGCAAGTGCGCGCATCCGCATCACTGA
- a CDS encoding TIGR03862 family flavoprotein, whose protein sequence is MNQKKIAIIGGGPAGLSAAEMLSASGHAVSVYDAMPTFARKFLLAGKSGLNITHSEDYERFATRFGDANPRLRAALDAFTPADIRAWAAGLGTETFVGSSGRVFPNVMKASPLLRAWLARLEARGVSFFTRHRWIGFAESGHVFETPDGRKTISCDATLLALGGASYPRLGSDADWVPLLSDRGIMIAPFQPANCGFDVAWSEIFRDRFAGEPLKSVTATSRAGTFPGEFVISKHGIEGSLVYAHSAVLRDDLLQNGKATVAIDLAPGRTLDRLSRDLARQDAKTSFSNRLRKGAGIDGVKAALLRELVPETDRNDPHKLAAAIKALPVPLLRPRPITEAISSAGGIAFSEIDETYMLKHFPGTFAAGEMLDWEAPTGGYLLTACFATGQAAAKGIEAWLGRR, encoded by the coding sequence ATGAACCAGAAGAAAATCGCGATCATCGGCGGCGGCCCCGCCGGCCTTTCGGCAGCCGAAATGCTGTCGGCAAGCGGCCATGCCGTTTCCGTCTACGACGCGATGCCAACCTTCGCCCGCAAATTTCTGCTCGCCGGCAAGTCCGGCCTCAACATCACCCATTCCGAAGATTACGAGCGCTTCGCCACCCGCTTCGGCGATGCCAATCCCCGGCTTCGCGCTGCCCTCGATGCCTTCACCCCGGCCGATATCCGCGCCTGGGCGGCCGGCCTCGGCACCGAAACCTTCGTCGGCTCCTCCGGCCGGGTCTTCCCCAATGTCATGAAGGCCTCGCCGCTGCTGCGCGCCTGGCTCGCCCGTCTGGAAGCCCGCGGGGTCAGTTTCTTCACCCGCCACCGCTGGATCGGTTTTGCCGAAAGCGGACATGTTTTCGAAACACCCGACGGCCGCAAGACCATTTCCTGCGACGCGACACTGCTTGCACTCGGCGGAGCCAGCTATCCGCGCCTTGGCTCGGATGCTGACTGGGTGCCGCTACTCTCCGATCGCGGCATAATGATCGCACCGTTTCAACCGGCCAATTGCGGCTTCGATGTCGCTTGGAGCGAGATCTTCCGCGATCGCTTCGCCGGAGAGCCGCTGAAATCCGTGACGGCAACATCACGCGCCGGGACATTTCCGGGCGAGTTCGTCATCAGCAAACACGGCATCGAAGGCAGCCTCGTCTATGCGCACTCGGCCGTCTTGCGGGACGACCTGCTGCAGAATGGCAAAGCAACCGTCGCGATCGACCTTGCTCCCGGCCGCACGCTGGATCGCCTGTCCCGTGATCTCGCCCGTCAGGATGCCAAGACAAGTTTCTCCAACCGCTTGCGCAAGGGAGCCGGCATCGACGGTGTAAAGGCAGCACTTCTGCGCGAGTTAGTGCCGGAGACCGATCGCAACGATCCGCACAAACTCGCCGCCGCCATCAAGGCCTTGCCTGTCCCATTGCTGCGCCCACGCCCCATCACCGAGGCCATATCCTCTGCCGGCGGCATCGCCTTCAGCGAAATCGACGAGACCTATATGCTGAAACATTTCCCCGGCACTTTTGCAGCCGGAGAGATGCTGGACTGGGAGGCGCCGACGGGCGGCTATCTGCTGACAGCTTGTTTCGCCACGGGCCAGGCTGCAGCGAAAGGCATCGAGGCCTGGCTCGGCCGAAGGTGA
- a CDS encoding DJ-1/PfpI family protein has protein sequence MPASKILMITGDFTEDYETMVPFQTLLACGYTVHAVCPGKTAGQTVATAIHDFEGDQTYSEKRGHNFALNATFESVRAEDYDALVIPGGRAPEYLRLNPDVIKAVRHFFDANKPVAAICHGAQLLAAADVLKGRTCSAYPACRPEVELAGGTYADIAITDAVSDGNLVTAPAWPAHPSWLRQFMTVLDAATVLETNAA, from the coding sequence ATGCCAGCGTCCAAGATACTGATGATCACAGGCGATTTCACTGAAGATTACGAAACCATGGTGCCGTTCCAGACGTTGCTTGCCTGCGGCTATACGGTTCATGCCGTTTGCCCTGGTAAGACCGCTGGCCAGACGGTTGCCACCGCCATCCACGATTTCGAGGGCGACCAGACCTATTCGGAAAAGCGCGGCCATAATTTCGCGCTGAACGCCACCTTCGAAAGCGTGCGCGCCGAAGATTACGATGCGCTCGTCATTCCCGGCGGTCGCGCGCCGGAATATCTCCGCCTCAACCCCGATGTCATCAAGGCTGTCAGGCATTTCTTCGATGCCAACAAGCCCGTCGCAGCCATCTGCCACGGCGCCCAGCTTCTGGCCGCTGCCGATGTGCTCAAGGGCCGCACCTGCTCGGCCTATCCCGCCTGCCGTCCGGAAGTCGAGCTCGCCGGCGGCACCTATGCCGATATCGCCATCACTGACGCCGTTTCCGATGGCAATCTCGTCACTGCACCGGCCTGGCCGGCCCATCCCTCGTGGCTGCGCCAGTTCATGACGGTGCTTGATGCGGCAACGGTCCTGGAGACCAACGCCGCCTGA
- a CDS encoding calcium:proton antiporter, whose translation MTESSTLRTASVTGLAREEWFLGVSITTSLIFLAFSERIFSRLSEPLWFILIFCWLFAVVLGSALSVVRHADHLAEQLQEPYGTLILTLAITSIEVMAISAVMLHGENNPTLARDTLFAVIMIILNGMVGLSLLFGAWRREDQQHNLHGANAYLGVIVPLATLSLVMPTFLAGPDGPHPSTPRQMFLGIVSIGLYSIFLLLQAGRHHRYFADDSDHRESPAVTMRRHRSVWHHAVLLLANMGPVVFLVEQLARPIDYVIETLHAPAAFGGVIMAVLVATPEAISAVRASVANHLQRAINIFLGSVLSTIGLTVPAMLAISHLYGHPVTLGLQGPDLVMFTLTLAVSIITFSSGRTNLMQGAVHLVLFLAYVLLITQQ comes from the coding sequence ATGACTGAGAGTTCCACATTGCGGACCGCAAGTGTGACCGGGCTGGCTCGGGAGGAATGGTTTCTCGGCGTCAGCATAACAACCAGCCTGATTTTCCTCGCCTTCTCAGAGAGGATATTTAGCCGGCTTTCCGAGCCGCTCTGGTTCATTCTCATTTTCTGCTGGCTGTTCGCCGTTGTCCTGGGCTCGGCTTTGTCGGTTGTTCGCCATGCCGACCATCTTGCCGAGCAGCTTCAGGAGCCGTACGGAACCCTTATTCTTACCCTTGCCATTACCTCGATCGAGGTTATGGCGATCTCGGCCGTCATGCTGCATGGGGAGAACAACCCGACACTGGCGCGCGACACGCTGTTTGCCGTCATCATGATCATCCTGAACGGTATGGTCGGACTGTCACTGCTCTTTGGCGCATGGCGGCGCGAGGATCAGCAGCATAATTTGCATGGTGCCAACGCCTATCTCGGCGTCATCGTACCGCTCGCCACCCTCAGCCTCGTCATGCCGACTTTTCTGGCCGGACCCGATGGGCCGCACCCCTCGACACCGAGACAGATGTTCCTCGGCATTGTTTCAATCGGCCTTTACAGCATATTTCTTTTACTGCAGGCTGGCCGTCATCACCGCTACTTCGCTGACGACAGCGACCACCGTGAATCACCCGCAGTCACCATGCGGCGCCATCGATCGGTATGGCATCACGCGGTTTTACTTCTTGCCAATATGGGACCGGTCGTCTTTCTGGTCGAACAGCTTGCCCGGCCGATCGACTACGTCATTGAAACCCTGCACGCGCCGGCAGCCTTTGGCGGCGTGATCATGGCTGTACTCGTCGCGACACCCGAAGCCATCAGCGCAGTGCGCGCTTCCGTCGCCAACCACCTGCAGCGTGCCATCAACATCTTCCTCGGCTCGGTTCTATCGACGATCGGCCTCACCGTGCCGGCCATGCTGGCGATCAGCCACCTATACGGCCACCCGGTCACCTTGGGGCTTCAAGGCCCGGATCTCGTCATGTTCACACTGACCCTCGCCGTCAGTATCATTACTTTCTCAAGTGGCCGCACAAATCTGATGCAAGGCGCAGTCCATCTGGTGCTGTTTCTCGCTTATGTGCTGCTGATCACCCAGCAGTGA
- a CDS encoding efflux RND transporter periplasmic adaptor subunit: MREGLHRGLQVFVALFGMSALAACDGSNTYVPPPPPPVRVAQPIQQSVTLYFDLTGNTAALNAVDIEARVQGYLQSIDYQDGMAVTKGTKLFGIEQDTYQAQLDQAKASLASQQASQVGAKQEYDRQVNLMKQEVTTQTAVDSAKATLDEANAAILNAQANLELATINLGYTEVLAPFDGTVTNHLVDIGTLVGVSGPTKLASIVQTDPIYAYFNVSESQVLLIKDMLRKQGRTFKQTDLPSIPAELGLQSEEGYPHKGHLDYVSPQLDASTGTLQVRALFDNKDKAMLPGLFVRVRVPIGHNDKALLVRDDAIATNQLGSYLLVLGKDDTIEQKQVKTGQREGALRVIESGLDPADWVVIQGIQQAIPGSKAAPEKIDMNMQPAAAGADAKAPTTTQ; the protein is encoded by the coding sequence ATGCGTGAGGGATTGCATCGGGGTCTGCAGGTTTTCGTAGCGCTCTTCGGCATGTCGGCTCTCGCCGCATGTGATGGCAGCAATACCTACGTTCCGCCGCCACCGCCGCCCGTGCGCGTTGCGCAGCCTATTCAGCAATCAGTGACCCTTTACTTCGATTTGACCGGCAATACGGCGGCCCTCAACGCGGTCGACATAGAAGCACGCGTCCAGGGTTATCTCCAGTCGATCGATTACCAGGACGGCATGGCGGTGACGAAGGGGACCAAGCTTTTCGGCATCGAGCAAGACACCTATCAGGCGCAACTCGATCAGGCCAAGGCATCGCTCGCTTCGCAACAGGCATCTCAGGTAGGCGCCAAACAGGAATACGACCGTCAGGTCAACCTGATGAAGCAGGAGGTCACCACGCAGACGGCGGTCGACAGCGCCAAGGCGACGCTCGATGAAGCCAACGCCGCCATCCTCAACGCTCAGGCCAATCTCGAACTCGCGACAATCAACCTCGGCTATACCGAAGTGCTTGCCCCCTTCGACGGCACGGTAACCAACCACCTCGTCGATATCGGCACGCTCGTCGGCGTCTCAGGTCCGACCAAACTTGCGAGTATCGTCCAAACGGATCCGATCTACGCCTATTTCAATGTCAGCGAATCCCAGGTGCTGCTGATCAAGGACATGCTGAGAAAGCAGGGACGCACGTTCAAGCAGACGGACCTGCCGAGTATTCCCGCCGAACTCGGCCTGCAATCCGAGGAAGGCTATCCCCACAAGGGACATCTGGACTACGTCTCGCCCCAACTCGATGCATCGACCGGCACGCTTCAGGTCCGGGCTCTGTTCGACAACAAGGACAAGGCCATGCTGCCCGGCCTCTTCGTGCGCGTTCGCGTGCCGATCGGCCACAATGACAAGGCGCTGCTGGTGCGCGACGATGCGATCGCCACCAACCAGCTCGGCAGCTACCTGCTCGTGCTCGGCAAGGATGACACGATCGAGCAGAAACAGGTCAAGACCGGCCAACGCGAAGGTGCGCTCCGCGTCATCGAATCCGGTCTCGATCCGGCCGATTGGGTTGTGATCCAGGGCATTCAGCAGGCGATCCCCGGCAGCAAGGCTGCACCGGAGAAAATTGACATGAACATGCAGCCGGCAGCAGCCGGCGCTGATGCAAAGGCTCCGACTACGACGCAATAA
- a CDS encoding ribbon-helix-helix domain-containing protein — MCELFIKADARLWESTTRSLRIDGMVTSVRLENFFWSKLEEIATRDGMNVVQLITRLHHESIDAGHDLGNFTSFLRVCCARYLDLQLAGDIPADLSRPIAGLNAPEILGREKRKYH; from the coding sequence ATGTGTGAACTGTTCATCAAGGCAGATGCCAGGCTCTGGGAAAGCACGACCCGGTCGCTGCGCATCGACGGCATGGTCACCAGCGTACGGCTGGAGAATTTCTTCTGGTCGAAGCTTGAGGAGATCGCCACCCGCGACGGCATGAACGTGGTCCAACTCATCACCAGGCTGCACCACGAGTCGATCGACGCCGGTCATGACCTCGGCAACTTCACCTCGTTCCTCCGCGTCTGCTGCGCCCGCTATCTGGATCTCCAACTCGCCGGCGATATCCCCGCCGATCTCTCGAGGCCGATTGCCGGCCTCAACGCCCCGGAAATTCTGGGGCGAGAGAAGCGGAAATACCATTAA
- the adh gene encoding aldehyde dehydrogenase: MLHQKIVESPYKLRYGNYIGGEWREPIGGKYFDNVTPVTGGKLCEIPRSDEKDINAALDAAHAAKEKWGRTSTTERSNILMKIAQRMEDKLELLAQAETWDNGKPIRETMAADIPLAIDHFRYFASCIRAQEGTIGEIDHDTVAYHFHEPLGVVGQIIPWNFPILMAAWKLAPALAAGNCVVIKPAEQTPASLLFWAEIVGDLLPPGVLNIVNGFGLEAGKPLASSPRIAKIAFTGETTTGRLIMQYASQNLIPVTLELGGKSPNIFFADVAAEDDDFFDKALEGFAMFALNQGEVCTCPSRALIQESIYDRFMERAVKRVEAITQGNPLDPATMIGAQASTEQMEKILAYLDIGKQEGAQVLAGGSRNDLGGELSEGYYIKPTIFKGHNKMRVFQEEIFGPVVSVTTFKDEKEALEIANDTLYGLGAGVWTRDANRAYRFGREIQAGRVWTNCYHAYPAHAAFGGYKQSGIGRETHKMMLDHYQQTKNMLVSYSPKKLGFF; the protein is encoded by the coding sequence ATGCTTCATCAGAAAATCGTCGAGTCACCGTACAAGCTGAGATACGGCAACTATATCGGCGGCGAATGGCGCGAGCCGATCGGCGGCAAATATTTCGACAACGTCACGCCCGTCACCGGCGGCAAGCTCTGCGAAATTCCGCGCTCGGATGAAAAGGACATCAACGCCGCGCTCGATGCCGCCCATGCCGCGAAGGAAAAATGGGGCCGCACTTCCACCACCGAGCGCTCCAACATCCTTATGAAGATCGCCCAGCGCATGGAAGACAAGCTGGAGCTTCTGGCGCAGGCCGAAACCTGGGACAACGGCAAGCCGATCCGCGAAACCATGGCGGCCGATATCCCGCTCGCCATCGACCACTTCCGCTATTTCGCCTCCTGCATCCGCGCACAGGAAGGCACGATCGGCGAAATCGACCATGATACCGTCGCCTATCACTTCCACGAACCCCTCGGCGTCGTCGGCCAGATCATTCCCTGGAACTTCCCGATCCTGATGGCAGCGTGGAAGCTGGCGCCGGCTCTCGCCGCCGGCAACTGCGTCGTCATCAAGCCGGCCGAACAGACCCCCGCCTCACTGTTGTTCTGGGCGGAAATCGTCGGCGATCTCCTGCCGCCCGGCGTGCTCAACATCGTCAATGGCTTTGGCCTCGAAGCCGGAAAGCCGCTCGCTTCCAGCCCGCGCATCGCCAAGATCGCCTTCACCGGCGAGACGACGACAGGCCGCCTCATCATGCAATATGCTAGCCAGAACCTCATTCCGGTCACGCTCGAGCTCGGCGGCAAGTCGCCCAACATCTTCTTTGCCGATGTGGCAGCTGAAGACGACGATTTCTTCGACAAGGCACTCGAAGGTTTCGCCATGTTCGCGCTGAACCAGGGCGAAGTCTGCACCTGCCCGAGCCGCGCTCTTATCCAGGAATCGATCTATGACCGCTTCATGGAACGGGCCGTCAAACGCGTTGAAGCCATCACGCAGGGCAACCCGCTCGACCCGGCAACGATGATCGGCGCGCAGGCCTCCACCGAGCAGATGGAAAAGATCCTCGCCTACCTCGATATCGGCAAGCAGGAAGGCGCGCAGGTGCTCGCCGGCGGCTCGCGCAACGATCTCGGCGGCGAGCTGTCCGAGGGCTATTACATCAAGCCGACCATCTTCAAGGGTCACAACAAGATGCGTGTGTTCCAGGAAGAAATCTTCGGACCGGTCGTCTCGGTCACCACCTTCAAGGATGAGAAGGAAGCGCTCGAGATCGCCAATGACACGCTCTATGGCCTCGGCGCCGGTGTCTGGACCCGCGACGCCAACCGCGCCTATCGCTTCGGCCGGGAAATCCAGGCCGGCCGCGTCTGGACCAACTGCTATCACGCCTATCCGGCCCATGCGGCCTTCGGTGGTTACAAGCAGTCCGGCATCGGCCGTGAAACGCACAAGATGATGCTCGATCACTACCAGCAGACCAAGAACATGCTGGTCAGCTACAGCCCGAAGAAGCTCGGCTTCTTCTGA
- the msrB gene encoding peptide-methionine (R)-S-oxide reductase MsrB has product MMNRRLLLTAAGLGAFGLRFGFGSHAMAKESFAVTHTDEEWRKLLTPDQYSVLRQEGTEYPFTSPLLHEERKGNFACAGCDQEVFSSTTKFDSGTGWPSFWAPLDDKVVGTTRDASFGMVRDAVHCGRCGGHLGHVFNDGPKPTGLRYCMNGVAMTFHAASA; this is encoded by the coding sequence ATGATGAACAGACGATTGCTGCTGACCGCTGCCGGACTTGGCGCCTTTGGCCTGCGCTTCGGTTTCGGCAGCCACGCCATGGCGAAGGAGAGCTTCGCAGTTACCCATACCGACGAAGAGTGGCGCAAGCTTCTGACGCCGGATCAATATTCGGTGCTGCGGCAGGAGGGAACGGAATATCCCTTCACAAGCCCGTTGCTGCATGAAGAGCGCAAGGGCAATTTCGCCTGTGCGGGCTGTGATCAGGAGGTCTTTTCCTCGACCACGAAATTCGACAGCGGTACTGGTTGGCCGAGCTTCTGGGCGCCGCTCGACGACAAGGTCGTCGGCACGACGCGCGACGCGTCCTTCGGCATGGTGCGCGATGCCGTTCATTGCGGCCGCTGCGGTGGGCATCTCGGCCATGTCTTCAACGACGGACCGAAGCCGACGGGCCTGCGCTACTGTATGAACGGCGTGGCCATGACCTTCCACGCGGCTTCTGCCTGA
- a CDS encoding helix-turn-helix domain-containing protein, with translation MHEQSAHAEHVYTCAQQNSAAASSPIVASWRRCMTMYQLAPEDKRAPLRLTEQEFGLAREQSEQLIADAREELDRLFATVGRAGCCLLLTDRNGIALERRGAAGNDKEFHDLGLWTGSVWTEASIGTNGIGTALADDRAVAVFRDQHFYCSNIKLSCTTAPIRDHRGLLAAALDISTCRDDVNEMTLSILSQAVRDAAMRIELNLFRSAFAGARFVMVPAGVNSANALLAVDRHDLVLGATRAARLALKLDDRHIAAGIPASDALHEGRVSQEEEMAEAEKAALLRALSRTHGNVSQAAVALGISRATLHRKMKKLDLH, from the coding sequence ATGCACGAACAATCCGCGCATGCGGAGCATGTCTATACGTGCGCCCAGCAAAATTCCGCTGCGGCCAGCTCTCCAATCGTGGCTTCCTGGCGGCGCTGCATGACAATGTACCAGCTGGCACCGGAAGATAAGCGCGCGCCGCTACGCCTCACCGAGCAGGAATTCGGCCTGGCGCGGGAGCAATCCGAACAGTTGATCGCCGATGCCCGGGAGGAACTCGACCGCCTCTTTGCAACCGTCGGCAGGGCCGGCTGCTGCTTGCTGCTGACAGATCGCAACGGCATCGCGCTGGAACGCCGCGGCGCCGCCGGCAACGATAAGGAATTCCACGATCTCGGCCTCTGGACCGGTTCCGTCTGGACCGAAGCCAGCATCGGCACCAACGGTATCGGCACGGCACTCGCCGATGACCGCGCCGTCGCCGTTTTCCGTGACCAGCATTTCTATTGCTCGAACATCAAGCTGAGCTGCACCACGGCGCCGATCCGCGATCACCGCGGCCTGCTGGCCGCCGCGCTGGACATTTCTACCTGCCGCGACGACGTCAATGAAATGACGCTCAGCATCCTCTCGCAGGCCGTGCGCGATGCGGCGATGCGCATCGAGCTCAACCTCTTCCGTTCCGCCTTTGCAGGTGCCCGCTTCGTCATGGTGCCGGCCGGCGTCAATTCCGCCAACGCATTGCTCGCCGTCGACCGACATGACCTTGTCCTTGGCGCCACGCGGGCCGCCCGCCTTGCCCTCAAGCTTGACGACAGGCACATCGCAGCCGGCATTCCGGCCTCCGATGCGCTGCATGAAGGTCGGGTTTCGCAGGAAGAAGAGATGGCCGAAGCTGAGAAGGCGGCGCTGCTGCGCGCGCTCTCACGCACGCACGGCAATGTCTCCCAGGCCGCCGTTGCCCTCGGGATCAGCCGCGCTACACTGCACCGGAAGATGAAGAAGCTCGACCTGCACTGA